In Janibacter sp. CX7, a single genomic region encodes these proteins:
- a CDS encoding pirin family protein produces MPAVTVDNILTLPRVTQPVPDAVSRPVLSVSTAPKGFEGEGFPVRRAFAGVDMARLDPFIHMDQMGEVEYQPGEARGTSWHPHRGFETVTYIIDGTFAHEDTHGGGGLITDGDTQWMTAGSGLLHIEAPPEELVVSGGVFHGLQLWVNLPSHQKMADPRYQDIRSGQVGLLSSHDGGALLRVIAGELDGHEGPGITTTPISMIHTTIAPGARLHIPWREDFNGLAYVLSGRGTVGPDRRPIREGQLAVFGAGGALEITADDSQDSRSPSLEVVLLGGRPIREPVAAYGPFVMNTRDELVTAFEDFQAGRLGVIPKTPKVRPALEIAEAMAQGGHPGHDVL; encoded by the coding sequence ATGCCCGCCGTGACCGTCGACAACATCCTCACCCTCCCGCGCGTCACCCAGCCGGTGCCCGACGCGGTCTCCCGCCCGGTGCTCTCGGTGAGCACCGCGCCCAAGGGCTTCGAGGGCGAGGGCTTCCCGGTCCGCCGCGCCTTCGCCGGCGTCGACATGGCGCGCCTGGACCCCTTCATCCACATGGACCAGATGGGCGAGGTCGAGTACCAGCCCGGCGAGGCCCGCGGCACCAGCTGGCACCCGCACCGCGGCTTCGAGACCGTCACCTACATCATCGACGGCACCTTCGCCCACGAGGACACCCACGGCGGTGGCGGCCTGATCACCGACGGCGACACCCAGTGGATGACCGCCGGCTCCGGCCTGCTGCACATCGAGGCCCCGCCGGAGGAGCTCGTCGTCAGCGGCGGCGTCTTCCACGGCCTGCAGCTGTGGGTCAACCTGCCCAGCCACCAGAAGATGGCCGACCCGCGCTACCAGGACATCCGCTCGGGCCAGGTCGGCCTGCTCTCCAGCCACGACGGCGGCGCCCTGCTGAGGGTCATCGCCGGCGAGCTCGACGGCCACGAGGGCCCGGGCATCACGACGACGCCGATCTCGATGATCCACACGACGATCGCCCCGGGTGCGCGCCTGCACATCCCCTGGCGCGAGGACTTCAACGGCCTGGCCTACGTCCTCTCCGGGCGCGGCACCGTCGGACCCGACCGTCGCCCGATCCGGGAGGGCCAGCTGGCGGTCTTCGGCGCCGGAGGCGCCCTCGAGATCACCGCCGACGACAGCCAGGACTCGCGCAGCCCCTCGCTCGAGGTCGTTCTGCTCGGCGGGCGCCCGATCCGCGAGCCCGTCGCCGCCTACGGCCCCTTCGTCATGAACACCCGTGACGAGCTCGTCACCGCCTTCGAGGACTTCCAGGCCGGCCGCCTCGGCGTCATCCCCAAGACGCCGAAGGTCCGCCCCGCCCTCGAGATCGCCGAGGCCATGGCCCAGGGCGGCCACCCCGGGCACGACGTCCTCTGA
- a CDS encoding pseudouridine synthase, whose amino-acid sequence MRTPDHDHGRPRPWSTMGQWLRDTSPEGVDVDGMLADERFVYDDGSVLLAGDAYRPHTFVWFHRDLREEPEVPGEIALLHRDERLVVVDKPPFLSTIPRGRHVMQSVTVRLRDELGLPELTPLHRLDRVTSGVLLLATERRWRGPYQTLFEHRRVSKTYLALAPRRDDLAFPLTVRNHIAKTRGVWQAQVVPDAPVNAVTDIEVESVAGDLTVYRLTPHTGRTHQLRLHLHGLGLPIVGDPLYPEVLDVSVDDFSTPLQLLASTLELVDPVDGRERRFVSGRTLPIAPPR is encoded by the coding sequence GTGCGCACACCTGACCACGACCACGGCCGGCCGCGTCCCTGGTCGACGATGGGCCAGTGGCTGCGTGACACCTCGCCCGAGGGGGTCGACGTCGACGGGATGCTCGCCGACGAGCGCTTCGTCTACGACGACGGCTCCGTGCTGCTCGCCGGTGACGCCTACCGGCCGCACACCTTCGTGTGGTTCCACCGCGACCTGCGCGAGGAGCCCGAGGTGCCCGGCGAGATCGCCCTCCTGCACCGTGACGAGCGGCTCGTCGTCGTCGACAAGCCGCCCTTCCTCTCGACGATCCCGCGCGGGCGGCACGTCATGCAGAGCGTCACGGTGCGGCTGCGCGACGAGCTCGGTCTGCCGGAGCTCACCCCGCTGCACCGGCTCGACCGCGTGACCTCGGGCGTGCTCCTGCTCGCGACCGAGCGGCGGTGGCGCGGGCCCTACCAGACGCTCTTCGAGCACCGCCGGGTCAGCAAGACCTACCTCGCGCTCGCGCCCCGGCGCGACGACCTGGCCTTCCCGCTCACCGTGCGCAACCACATCGCCAAGACGCGCGGCGTGTGGCAGGCGCAGGTCGTCCCCGACGCCCCGGTCAACGCGGTGACCGACATCGAGGTTGAGTCGGTCGCCGGGGACCTCACCGTCTACCGGCTGACGCCCCACACCGGGCGAACCCACCAGCTGCGACTGCACCTGCACGGCCTGGGCCTCCCGATCGTCGGTGACCCGCTCTACCCCGAGGTGCTCGACGTGTCGGTCGACGACTTCTCGACGCCGCTGCAGCTGCTCGCGAGCACCCTCGAGCTCGTCGACCCGGTCGACGGGCGCGAGCGGCGCTTCGTCAGCGGGCGGACCCTGCCGATCGCCCCGCCGCGCTGA
- a CDS encoding ATP-binding protein, whose protein sequence is MGQPHDGATSAPTLDSFGGEIGRGQARTIRARWELQTVTRVREAIALDLAAREVSEQVIGEAELVVTELVTNSLRHASPLGDRTVRIHWKARGDNVEVEVSDGGAETEPAPAPRQMWATSGRGLRIVRSIAHEWGVQRDDKQTTVWAALGGPSRRRVGP, encoded by the coding sequence ATGGGCCAGCCACACGACGGCGCCACGAGCGCACCGACGCTCGACTCCTTCGGGGGCGAGATCGGCCGGGGGCAGGCCCGCACGATCCGGGCCCGCTGGGAGCTGCAGACCGTCACCCGGGTGCGCGAGGCGATCGCGCTCGACCTCGCCGCCCGCGAGGTCAGCGAGCAGGTCATCGGCGAGGCCGAGCTCGTCGTCACCGAGCTCGTCACCAACTCGCTGCGGCACGCCTCGCCCCTGGGCGACCGCACGGTGCGCATCCACTGGAAGGCCCGCGGCGACAACGTCGAGGTCGAGGTGAGCGACGGCGGCGCGGAGACCGAGCCGGCGCCGGCGCCTCGCCAGATGTGGGCCACCTCCGGCCGCGGCCTGCGGATCGTGCGCAGCATCGCCCACGAGTGGGGCGTGCAGCGCGACGACAAGCAGACGACCGTCTGGGCCGCGCTCGGCGGGCCCTCGCGGCGCCGCGTCGGTCCGTAG
- a CDS encoding DUF2330 domain-containing protein, with protein MTISRTGRRAAAVALLATLVLSVGMVAPASACACGGVGAPTGESVSVNEESAVVRHDGETEDILLSFDMFTSAQDVALILPLPAQAELDVADVDTLGQLERATAPDIVERRVLRGLQLPVIGGAAGDGAGAGQPPGVHVLEERELGPFTATQLTSTSTAPLTRWLDEHGYDVHDEVVAATRPYLREGWVIAAIKLTAGPDSPHALDGELQPIRATFPSREIVYPMRMQATAASVSTLRVYTLTEHRTDVDFGEIEPGVAFAGPLRAGDVPAGSTLAELTRETPFVTRFDTYVRPEEVTTDMTFTRSATDATYRRQEVVETDYPWYLRIFVPSWGTFAFWFVVLPPVLLMAGVLWLFLRLVRGQRRAR; from the coding sequence GTGACCATCTCGAGGACCGGCCGTCGGGCCGCTGCGGTCGCGCTGCTCGCGACACTCGTGCTGTCGGTCGGCATGGTGGCGCCCGCGAGCGCCTGCGCGTGCGGTGGCGTCGGCGCCCCCACGGGCGAGAGCGTCTCGGTCAACGAGGAGTCCGCGGTCGTGCGCCACGACGGCGAGACCGAGGACATCCTGCTGAGCTTCGACATGTTCACCTCGGCGCAGGACGTGGCGCTCATCCTGCCGCTGCCGGCCCAGGCCGAGCTCGACGTCGCCGACGTCGACACCCTGGGGCAGCTCGAGCGCGCCACCGCGCCCGACATCGTCGAGCGGCGGGTGCTGCGTGGCCTGCAGCTCCCCGTGATCGGGGGCGCGGCCGGCGACGGTGCCGGAGCGGGCCAGCCACCGGGCGTCCACGTCCTCGAGGAGCGTGAGCTCGGGCCCTTCACCGCCACCCAGCTCACCTCGACGTCGACCGCGCCCCTGACCCGGTGGCTCGACGAGCACGGCTACGACGTCCACGACGAGGTCGTCGCGGCCACCCGCCCCTACCTGCGCGAGGGCTGGGTCATCGCCGCCATCAAGCTCACCGCCGGGCCCGACTCGCCGCACGCCCTAGACGGCGAGCTGCAGCCGATCCGGGCGACCTTCCCCTCCCGCGAGATCGTCTACCCGATGCGGATGCAGGCCACCGCGGCCTCGGTCAGCACGCTGCGCGTCTACACGTTGACCGAGCACCGGACCGACGTCGACTTCGGCGAGATCGAGCCGGGCGTCGCCTTCGCCGGTCCGCTGCGCGCGGGCGACGTGCCGGCCGGCTCCACGCTGGCCGAGCTGACCCGCGAGACCCCTTTCGTCACACGGTTCGACACCTACGTGCGCCCGGAGGAGGTCACCACGGACATGACCTTCACCCGATCGGCGACCGACGCCACCTATCGCCGCCAGGAGGTCGTCGAGACCGACTACCCCTGGTACCTGCGGATCTTCGTGCCCTCCTGGGGGACCTTCGCCTTCTGGTTCGTCGTGCTGCCCCCGGTGCTGCTGATGGCCGGGGTGCTCTGGCTGTTCCTCCGACTGGTCCGGGGGCAACGACGGGCCCGGTGA
- the rsgA gene encoding ribosome small subunit-dependent GTPase A, which yields MDETTSAAPTLAALGWDEATAAAFDEAVTGSPFDLVAGRVGRVDRGRVTVHTTDGAVPALVRLPAGSTLEEAPTTGDWVGLERRPDGDVVRLVLPRRTAIVRKVAGERSDAQVMAANLDLVLVAVPFETRVNLSTIERYLVVAWESGAQPLVVLTKSDLAYDPDTTRAEVEASAPGVDVHVVSAETGEGIDVLAAALAGGTTALVGQSGAGKSTLVNTLAGQEVQLVSGTRQDGKGRHTTTARELVVLAGGGVLVDTPGLRSIGLHDDGDGVALTFPDVEELIASCRFADCAHETEPGCAVQAALASGELDERRWHSWGKLQREAAWIAMRTDPAARAAARKRWAAIGKSGKAQAALKRGVDPFA from the coding sequence ATGGACGAGACCACTTCTGCAGCACCGACGCTCGCCGCTCTCGGCTGGGACGAGGCGACCGCCGCGGCCTTCGACGAGGCCGTGACGGGCTCTCCCTTCGACCTCGTGGCGGGGCGCGTCGGCCGGGTCGACCGCGGCCGGGTCACGGTGCACACGACCGACGGGGCCGTGCCCGCGCTCGTGCGGCTGCCCGCCGGCAGCACGCTCGAGGAGGCGCCGACCACGGGTGACTGGGTCGGTCTCGAGCGGCGCCCCGACGGTGACGTCGTGCGGCTGGTCCTCCCGCGGCGGACCGCGATCGTGCGCAAGGTCGCCGGTGAGCGCTCCGACGCCCAGGTCATGGCGGCGAACCTCGACCTCGTGCTCGTGGCGGTGCCCTTCGAGACCCGGGTCAACCTCTCGACGATCGAGCGCTATCTCGTCGTCGCGTGGGAGTCCGGCGCCCAGCCCCTCGTCGTGCTCACGAAGTCCGACCTCGCCTACGACCCCGACACGACCCGCGCCGAGGTCGAGGCGAGCGCTCCCGGGGTCGACGTCCACGTCGTCTCCGCAGAGACCGGCGAGGGCATCGACGTCCTTGCCGCCGCGCTCGCCGGCGGTACGACCGCCCTCGTCGGCCAGTCCGGCGCCGGCAAGTCGACGCTCGTCAACACCCTGGCGGGGCAAGAGGTCCAGCTCGTCTCGGGCACCCGGCAGGACGGCAAGGGGCGGCACACGACGACCGCCCGCGAGCTCGTCGTCCTCGCCGGCGGCGGGGTCCTCGTCGACACCCCCGGCCTGCGCTCGATCGGCCTGCACGACGACGGCGACGGGGTGGCGCTGACCTTCCCCGACGTCGAGGAGCTCATCGCGTCGTGCCGCTTCGCCGACTGCGCCCACGAGACCGAGCCCGGCTGCGCGGTGCAGGCCGCACTGGCCTCCGGCGAGCTCGACGAGCGTCGCTGGCACAGCTGGGGCAAGCTCCAGCGCGAGGCGGCGTGGATCGCGATGCGCACCGACCCCGCCGCCCGGGCCGCTGCCCGCAAGCGGTGGGCGGCGATCGGGAAGTCGGGCAAGGCGCAGGCAGCGCTCAAGCGGGGGGTCGACCCCTTCGCCTGA
- a CDS encoding MDR family MFS transporter: MSTTTASAPYKMSTENKRVFAGLMLGMLVASVSQTIVGPALPRIVSELGGMDHYSWVATAAMLVSAVTVPIVGKFSDLYGRRAFYLGGIVVFMIGSIIAGFSQSFWMLVAGRAVQGLGMGTLMPLSQTIIGDIIPPRQRGKYQGLMGAVFGVTSVAGPLLGGVITDHLGWRWLFFVSLPVGLIALVFIARFLHVPHTPRKAPIDYLGISTLSTGLVALLLAVSFGGSSWAWGSTESISLFVLSAVLLTAFVLVERKAVEPVLPLRLFVNRTISLSLVSAFGVAIVMFGAIIYIPVFAQGVIGVNATNSGLILMPLMLGFIICGIVTGMLITRTGRYLPFMLTGIAIMAVGVFLLTRLDHNATSLQLTEAMVVLGVGLGMAMQQYTLVVQNAVARADMGVATASTQFFRNVGSTVGIAIFGAVMSSGLQEKIASHLPGGMPAQAGGHMDAGAVLDPSALAKLPPAVADAVRWGLADKLTDAFALGLPILAVVFVATLFIPNNPLRESNDDHPVEDAGQQVLDAYASESGESDPRTSGEGGAAAGTGSVGSDSAESDLAGSRRG; encoded by the coding sequence CCCCTACAAGATGAGTACGGAGAACAAGCGCGTCTTCGCCGGCCTCATGCTCGGCATGCTCGTCGCCTCCGTCAGCCAGACCATCGTCGGCCCCGCCCTGCCCCGGATCGTCTCCGAGCTCGGCGGCATGGACCACTACAGCTGGGTCGCCACCGCGGCCATGCTCGTCTCGGCCGTCACCGTCCCGATCGTCGGCAAGTTCTCCGACCTCTACGGCCGTCGCGCCTTCTACCTCGGCGGCATCGTCGTCTTCATGATCGGCTCGATCATCGCCGGCTTCTCGCAGAGCTTCTGGATGCTCGTCGCCGGCCGTGCCGTGCAGGGCCTCGGCATGGGCACCCTGATGCCGTTGTCGCAGACGATCATCGGCGACATCATCCCGCCGCGGCAGCGCGGCAAGTACCAAGGCCTCATGGGCGCGGTCTTCGGCGTGACCTCGGTCGCCGGCCCGCTCCTCGGTGGCGTCATCACCGACCACCTCGGCTGGCGCTGGCTCTTCTTCGTGTCGCTGCCCGTGGGCCTGATCGCGCTCGTCTTCATCGCGCGATTCCTCCACGTGCCGCACACCCCGCGCAAGGCGCCGATCGACTACCTCGGCATCAGCACCCTCTCGACCGGTCTCGTCGCGCTGCTGCTCGCCGTGTCCTTCGGCGGGTCGAGCTGGGCCTGGGGCTCCACCGAGTCGATCAGCCTTTTCGTCCTGAGCGCCGTCCTGCTCACCGCCTTCGTCCTCGTCGAGCGCAAGGCCGTCGAGCCGGTGCTGCCGCTGCGCCTCTTCGTCAACCGCACGATCAGCCTGAGCCTGGTCTCCGCCTTCGGCGTCGCGATCGTCATGTTCGGCGCGATCATCTACATCCCGGTCTTCGCCCAGGGCGTCATCGGCGTCAACGCGACGAACTCCGGCCTGATCCTCATGCCGCTCATGCTCGGCTTCATCATCTGCGGCATCGTCACCGGGATGCTCATCACCCGCACCGGCCGGTACCTGCCCTTCATGCTCACCGGCATCGCGATCATGGCGGTCGGCGTCTTCCTGCTCACCCGCCTCGACCACAACGCCACGAGCCTGCAGCTCACCGAGGCGATGGTCGTCCTCGGCGTCGGTCTGGGCATGGCGATGCAGCAGTACACGCTCGTCGTGCAGAACGCCGTCGCCCGCGCCGACATGGGTGTCGCCACCGCGTCGACCCAGTTCTTCCGCAACGTCGGATCGACCGTCGGCATCGCGATCTTCGGTGCGGTCATGTCGAGCGGTCTGCAGGAGAAGATCGCCTCGCACCTGCCCGGCGGCATGCCCGCGCAGGCCGGCGGTCACATGGACGCCGGTGCGGTGCTCGACCCGAGCGCCCTGGCGAAGCTGCCCCCGGCCGTCGCCGACGCCGTCCGCTGGGGCCTGGCCGACAAGCTGACCGATGCCTTCGCACTCGGCCTCCCGATCCTCGCGGTCGTCTTCGTCGCGACGCTCTTCATCCCCAACAACCCGCTGCGCGAGTCCAACGACGACCACCCGGTCGAGGACGCCGGCCAGCAGGTGCTCGACGCCTATGCGTCGGAGTCCGGTGAGAGCGACCCCCGCACCTCGGGCGAAGGGGGCGCTGCCGCCGGTACCGGGTCGGTCGGGTCCGACTCGGCCGAGTCCGACCTGGCCGGGTCGCGCCGGGGCTGA